A region from the Helicoverpa armigera isolate CAAS_96S chromosome 6, ASM3070526v1, whole genome shotgun sequence genome encodes:
- the LOC110376965 gene encoding E3 ubiquitin-protein ligase lubel isoform X2: MVTSVESGHNFFLEKMLKGRGRDPRGVTSPPPAHLASVLRPPAHAHAAMRPTTPTMHRGPALRPEPDYEVVEFPSEQYVNAKIQPPPPPPPRPPTGHPVDAGASCGLCGGGGARVRCAECGRRALCASCDDMYHRHPKRRHHQRQALSPSQLREERPPLPPKAAPPVPPPRKHKISGDRMSASPKPPVLDQRRATLSSPRHVSMMMGAHSQGPPLSPGNHISPQHAQQQIPLHLQAKLTTTPTPHHLGSMPFLPTNMHMNGAPHAPGQGQQSNTLSHTHINAAWNRPRGSLQGFGVQPNMAMPTEQWDNSDNMGPTMHSWGRPLRRGASVLELGGGAVSGCAGCAHCAPVPWRYGSCASLDHPWANTNPGWAPSCCPPGHPNQNMPPHQHPHLHQPQTPQPYRRVESRAVSRVASRAGSRAASPAMSVRSRTSRRTKHRTPSPPPLPSSDADSESESDSDHDLPAKQQEKAEDSLGPAPPPPNSTWQCEHCTYVNEPGVRVCAICCRTPVTVPKTITTDITENVERLKITHTQSPSPARVTEEPRFARVSDAEKSKTRSKKERTSTGCGPSPPREGNIAKKSINRLVTPTRESSTNNHNQDKLQSRHDMAVGPSPPREVRNGTRHEMSTDMSPPRDTNKTMRVSPFRDSRNSPRPEVPKRHSISVGPSPPREDTYVNAPVRNSQNVQKKSTGTSPPKDVAVEQRSSSAATNRTNVSNTGTSPPPQSISTQTYEVPNTNAWERAPSVSRSRPRRRFRDDSRRERSQSRHSMSSDTRESDRSIRTAGPSNRWEWRERDSSPGDWGDNYSRLSRRASHLDLRRSRPNRRSTYYGSEAPSPERQPTTRAISLEALAGAGAKREAERGMELAQLMSEAESLGFSAAEVQAALTQSPASPLAWLRERWPSLCAGVRAAAARLAPTAAITELEARAALARHRGAMWPAVTECVERHRRKAEMIGVGEEGRLRGHVWGSPVGADDDAVPPRSSSRQSHRMREDSSDEFEAPTPPIFQEDDWMYLPLNVNLDDYDRETNVQPNTVNNQKITESKDDVVKKIKTLLQEAGVPAIDENLLLRGLLSNNNLNMKTPQVDLIQSENDFIDAYNALTRSSPLPNIDKATTKTNILNENQFQLQNELKQVAVVNKNETKNHTPIPSDEITSQRIQQQQQMDTPDNNKQKPKIANSKQITKKKDDIPLETQQAEQKVENSEVNIIIQKSSHSEQNLSNSTDQNRSKLILEYNGSNIPENPNKAEDRNSENNVLRPTEDKSNNLTDIVDNTQRLIQQMKEEINSDINSIDGRTISQSESESGSDESSDEQESSYSESEERTDHITSDEKEVTSSEDEEPSEKPQAAQYVTSSEENDNFEEALDHVENQLEDFKHANIEMLDSIARTLQEEHTITLELNETQQQNVSKPLKEDVNNNLFNAVNSFEEIYEELNSQNNVDKSSNNEQMKTQNNENNYQNIELFAKEAVILSVIKPIASTQLVISENINPVFNAVLENIEVQENNAVIENLEKKSQEVIEPASLNEGDNTQLDSDNAQIDENVSPDDLMPDSDTLVHAVEPQEILLENGDNDQVKTLHANEINSYTEDSLQINPLTETEKADSPRNDKNIVSEQIPFDSPTDNSNVKNSIANKSSIPKLIRILPNVKSKSDKASPKLIVSKVPVRRTSLKQYPAPAPPKSHFGNIQSGHVKQLQTRLFNNKATPSKPVATTSEMPVVQATTSTLHKKKPAPLPPLKHNLEKQLSPPKTTTPPKEKKPFFRETCRTEDEWTDSDSENSQVQIIRPTEEPKHSPPSPPPPITVRRVSGQIIDLAKVRLPEGSPERQARMLLAEGATETWEQAQLAVELISQGADTPAALLAALECIDMSSALAYLYQDCELCASRLPEHEMVSMLRCTHRCCRECAHHYFTVQITERSIADCVCPYCKLPELESLPEDAWLEYFAHLDILLKTLLEIDVHELFQRKLRDRTLARDPNFRWCMECSSGFFVHPKQKKIRCPECRSISCATCRKPWNTNHEGLTCEQYTAWLEDNDPERSVTAIQQHLRDNGLECPRCHFKYSLSRGGCMHFTCTQCKYEFCYGCGKPFTMGARCGLSEYCAKLGLHAHHPRNCLFYLRDKEPHELQTLLQMNNVTYETNAADGSTGRCPVQLQRETPTGLVDGTCGSEVPANFAGLCKNHYLEYLSRLVRRCNIDPLPILGIDDLETLVKRAALRPPPRPYGSLDGLYKRGLIEIVKEKIPLD; the protein is encoded by the exons atggTTACCTCCGTGGAATCAGGACACAACTTCTTTTTAGAAA AGATGCTGAAGGGTCGCGGGCGGGACCCGCGCGGCGTGACGTCGCCGCCGCCGGCGCACCTCGCCAGCGTGCTGCGGCCGCCCGCGCACGCGCACGCAGCGATGCGACCCACCACGCCGACCATGCACCGAGGGCCGGCGCTCAGGCCCGAACCCGACTATGAGGTGGTGGAGTTCCCAAGTGAACAATACGTCAATGCGAAGATACagccgccaccgccgccgcccccGCGACCACCGACAG GTCACCCGGTCGACGCAGGCGCATCGTGTGGGctgtgcggcggcggcggagcgCGCGTGCGCTGCGCTGAGTGCGGGCGCCGCGCGCTCTGCGCCTCCTGCGACGACATGTACCACCGGCACCCCAAGCGCAGGCATCATCAGCGACAG gCGTTATCACCATCGCAATTACGAGAAGAAAGGCCACCACTTCCGCCGAAGGCAGCGCCACCTGTGCCGCCGCCGCGTAAACATAAG ATAAGCGGAGATAGAATGAGCGCTAGTCCGAAGCCGCCCGTACTGGATCAACGAAGAGCAACACTAAGCTCACCGCGCCACGTGTCCATGATGATGGGGGCACATAGTCAGGGGCCTCCTCTGTCTCCTGGCAACCACATCTCGCCTCAACATGCTCAGCAGCAGATACCCCTGCATCTTCAAGCTAAACTTACCACGACGCCGACACCGCACCACCTCGGCAGTATGCCATTCCTGCCAACCAATATGCATATGAATGGTGCACCGCATGCTCCTGGACAAGGACAACAATCCAATACTCTTTCACACACTCACATAAATGCAGCTTGGAACCGCCCTCGGGGATCACTACAGGGTTTTGGAGTTCAACCGAACATG gctATGCCAACCGAGCAATGGGACAATTCAGACAACATGGGTCCCACTATGCACAGTTGGGGTCGACCTCTGCGTCGGGGTGCATCCGTGCTGGAACTTGGCGGCGGTGCTGTGTCAGGTTGCGCCGGCTGCGCTCACTGCGCCCCCGTGCCCTGGCGGTATGGTAGCTGTGCCAGTCTCGACCACCCCTGGGCGAACACTAACCCTGGATGGGCACCTTCTTGCTGCCCACCTGGTCATCCAAATCAAAACATGCCACCACACCAACACCCACATCTACACCAACCACAAACACCTCAGCCTTATAGAAGAG TTGAAAGTCGTGCAGTTTCTCGTGTTGCATCACGTGCTGGATCCCGGGCAGCGTCTCCAGCTATGAGTGTACGATCCCGAACATCTAGACGCACGAAGCATCGCACGCCATCACCGCCGCCATTGCCGTCTAGCGATGCCGATTCAGAGAGCGAAAGCGACAGTGACCATGACCTTCCTGCCAAGCAACAAGAGAAGGCAGAAGATTCTTTGGGACCCGCCCCTCCACCACCTAATTCAACTTGGCAATGCGAGCACTGCACGTATGTGAACGAGCCCGGCGTTCGAGTGTGTGCTATCTGCTGCCGTACACCTGTTACTGTTCCTAAAACGATTACCACGGATATTACTGAAAATGTTGAAAGACTGAAAATCACTCATACTCAATCTCCATCACCTGCACGTGTCACTGAGGAGCCCCGGTTTGCGCGAg TTTCAGATGCAGAAAAATCTAAAACGAGATCTAAGAAGGAACGCACATCTACCGGATGCGGGCCATCACCACCTCGAGAAGGAAATATTGCTAAGAAGTCAATAAACCGACTCGTTACACCAACGAGAGAATCGAGTACTAACAATCATAATCAAGACAAACTGCAAAGTAGACACGATATGGCTGTAGGACCTTCACCACCTCGAGAAGTTAGAAATGGCACGAGACATGAAATGAGCACCGACATGTCTCCTCCACgagacacaaacaaaacaatgcgAGTTTCACCTTTTCGCGATAGTAGGAATTCGCCGCGGCCTGAGGTACCAAAGCGCCACAGCATATCGGTGGGGCCTTCACCACCAAGGGAGGACACTTATGTTAACGCACCAGTGAGAAATTCTCAAAATGTCCAAAAAAAGTCCACTGGGACTTCTCCGCCTAAAGACGTTGCTGTTGAGCAGCGATCTTCATCGGCAGCCACTAACAGAACGAATGTATCTAATACTGGCACCTCTCCACCTCCACAAAGTATTTCCAcacag ACATATGAAGTTCCCAATACAAACGCTTGGGAACGCGCGCCCTCCGTGTCAAGATCTCGACCGAGGAGACGGTTCCGAGACGATAGTAGGAGAGAACGGTCTCAAAGCAGACATTCGATGTCAAGCGATACTCGT GAAAGCGATCGTAGCATCCGGACAGCTGGCCCAAGTAACAGATGGGAGTGGCGCGAACGTGACAGCAGCCCTGGAGACTGGGGTGATAACTACAGTCGCTTGTCCCGCCGCGCATCACATCTCGATCTACGCCGCTCACGCCCTAATCGTCGCTCTACATATTATGGCTCCGAG GCACCATCACCAGAGCGACAACCTACAACTCGGGCCATTTCGCTAGAAGCTCTTGCTGGAGCCGGAGCTAAGCGAGAAGCGGAAAGAGGGATGGAACTAGCGCAACTAATGAGTGAAGCTGAATCGCTAGGTTTCAGCGCTGCTGAAGTGCAAGCAGCACTAACACAAAGTCCAGCATCGCCACTGGCTTGGTTGCGAGAACGTTGGCCGAGTCTGTGCGCAGGCGTGCGTGCTGCCGCCGCACGTCTTGCACCTACAGCTGCCATCACTGAATTGGAAGCTAGGGCAGCTCTCGCTAGACATAGAGGAGCTATGTGGCCGGCTGTGACAGAATGTGTCGAAAGACACAGACGAAAG GCGGAGATGATAGGCGTCGGAGAAGAAGGAAGACTACGAGGGCATGTCTGGGGTTCCCCTGTGGGAGCAGATGACGACGCAGTTCCACCACGCTCTTCATCCCGCCAATCTCACCGCATGCGCG AAGATAGTTCAGATGAGTTTGAAGCACCGACACCACCCATATTCCAAGAGGATGACTGGATGTATTTACCGCTAAACGTGAATTTAGATGATTACGACAGAGAAACTAATGTACAACCAAATACagtaaataatcaaaaaataactGAAAGCAAAGATGATGTcgtcaaaaaaatcaaaacacttCTCCAAGAAGCAGGAGTTCCTGCCATTGATGAAAATTTGCTGTTACGTGGATTGCTGTCTAATAATAACTTGAATATGAAGACACCACAGGTTGATTTAATCCAATCCGAAAATGATTTTATAGACGCCTACAATGCACTAACAAGGTCAAGCCCATTACCTAATATAGATAAAGCTACCAccaaaactaatattttaaatgaaaaccaATTTCAATtgcaaaatgaattaaaacaagttgcagttgtaaataaaaatgaaactaaaaatCATACACCAATCCCTTCTGATGAAATTACATCGCAACGCATACAGCAGCAACAGCAAATGGACACGCCtgataataacaaacaaaaaccgAAGATAGCAAAcagtaaacaaataacaaaaaaaaaagatgatatACCTTTAGAAACACAACAAGCGGAACAAAAAGTTGAAAACTCGGAAGTTAACATTATCATACAGAAAAGTTCGCATAGTGAGCAGAATCTGAGTAATTCAACTGATCAAAACCgatctaaattaattttagaatacaATGGATCAAACATTCCAGAAAATCCTAACAAAGCTGAAGATAGAAATTCAGAAAACAACGTTCTCAGACCAACGGAAGATAAATCGAACAACCTTACAGACATAGTCGACAACACACAAAGACTTATTCAACAAATGAAGGAAGAAATAAACTCTGATATTAATTCCATAGATGGAAGAACAATATCACAAAGTGAATCCGAATCCGGCTCTGATGAATCAAGTGATGAACAAGAATCAAGTTATAGTGAATCTGAAGAAAGAACAGACCATATAACCTCAGATGAAAAAGAAGTCACAAGTTCTGAAGACGAGGAGCCCTCTGAAAAACCACAAGCTGCACAATATGTCACAAGTTCTGaggaaaatgataattttgaaGAAGCTTTAGATCATGTAGAAAACCAATTAGAAGATTTTAAACATGCAAACATTGAAATGCTAGATTCGATTGCTCGTACATTACAAGAAGAGCATACTATTACATTAGAGTTAAATGAAACACAGCAACAGAATGTTTCAAAGCCCCTGAAAGAAGATgtaaataacaatttgtttaatgCTGTAAATAGTTTTGAGGAAATTTATGAAGAACTAAACAGTCAAAATAATGTTGACAAAAGCAGTAATAATGAACAAATGAAAACACAGAACAACGAAAATAACTATCAAAACATAGAATTGTTTGCAAAAGAGGCGGTGATTTTGTCCGTAATAAAACCAATAGCTTCGACTCAATTAGTAATATCAGAAAATATAAACCCTGTCTTTAATGCCGTCCTAGAAAACATAGAAGTACAAGAAAATAATGCTGTCATTGAAAATTTAGAAAAGAAATCACAAGAAGTAATAGAACCGGCATCATTAAATGAAGGAGATAATACTCAACTAGATTCAGACAACGCTCAAATTGATGAAAATGTTTCTCCGGATGACCTGATGCCTGATTCCGATACATTGGTTCACGCAGTTGAACCACAAGAAATTCTACTTGAAAATGGAGATAATGATCAAGTTAAAACTTTACACGCTAATGAAATCAACTCATATACTGAAGATTCGTTACAAATTAATCCATTGACGGAAACTGAGAAAGCAGATAGTCCtcgtaatgataaaaatatcgTGTCGGAACAAATTCCATTCGATTCACCGACTGATAACAGCAATGTTAAAAACTCTATAGCAAATAAGTCTAGTATACCAAAACTGATAAGGATCTTGCCTAATGTAAAGTCCAAGAGCGATAAAGCATCTCCAAAACTAATTGTTTCTAAGGTTCCAGTACGTCGAACATCTCTTAAACAATATCCCGCCCCGGCTCCCCCTAAATCGCATTTTGGTAACATTCAAAGTGGTCATGTGAAGCAATTGCAAACTAGACTTTTTAACAACAAGGCGACTCCTTCTAAACCGGTTGCTACAACATCGGAAATGCCAGTAGTACAAGCAACAACTTCAACGTTACACAAGAAAAAACCAGCTCCTCTTCCacctttaaaacataatttagagAAACAGCTCTCGCCACCTAAGACGACCACTCCTCCTAAAGAAAAAAAGCCATTTTTCCGCGAAACCTGTCGCACAGAAGATGAATGGACCGATAGCGATTCTGAAAACTCACAAGTTCAGATCATAAGGCCAACTGAAGAACCAAAACATTCACCGCCATCTCCACCTCCACCAATAACCGTGAGAAGGGTTTCTGGTCAAATCATTGATTTAGCAAAAGTGAGACTTCCAGAAGGTTCACCAGAG AGGCAAGCCCGCATGCTACTCGCTGAGGGAGCAACAGAGACGTGGGAGCAGGCCCAGCTTGCTGTAGAGCTAATATCACAGGGCGCTGACACACCAGCTGCCCTGTTAGCAGCGCTAGAATGCATTGACATGTCATCTGCTCTTGCTTATTTATACCAAGACTGCGAACTATGTGCGTCTCGACTTCCAGAGCATGAG ATGGTGTCAATGTTGCGTTGCACTCATCGTTGTTGTCGAGAATGTGCTCACCATTATTTCACCGTACAAATAACTGAGAGAAGTATTGCTGACTGCGTATGTCCGTATTGTAAACTACCAGAATTGGAAAGTCTCCCTGAAGACGCCTGGCTTGAATATTTTGCACATTTGGACATACTTTTGAAAACTCTGCTGGAAATAGATGTTCACGAGTTGTTTCAGCGAAAG TTACGAGACCGGACTTTAGCTCGAGATCCAAACTTCAGATGGTGTATGGAATGCTCGTCAGGATTTTTCGTTcatccaaaacaaaagaaaatacgcTGTCCAGAATGTCGATCGATAAGTTGCGCAACTTGCAGAAAACCG TGGAATACCAATCATGAGGGTCTGACTTGTGAACAATACACAGCGTGGCTGGAAGACAACGATCCTGAACGCTCTGTTACGGCAATACAACAGCATTTACGAGATAACGGACTTGAGTGTCCACGATGCCACTTTAAGTACTCTCTGTCCAG GGGCGGCTGCATGCATTTCACATGTACTCAATGCAAGTACGAGTTCTGTTACGGCTGTGGGAAGCCATTCACAATGGGTGCAAGATGTGGCCTTAGTGAATACTGCGCCAAGCTAGGACTTCACGCCCATCACCCCCGCAACTGTCTGTTTTATTTAAGAGACAAGGAACCACATGAGCTGCAAACTTTACTTCAG ATGAACAACGTTACATATGAGACAAATGCGGCGGACGGCAGCACCGGGCGCTGTCCCGTGCAACTGCAACGAGAAACACCTACTGGACTCGTGGATGGCACTTGCGGTAGCGAAGTTCCAGCTAACTTTGCAGGGCTCTGCAA GAACCATTACCTGGAATACCTGAGTCGATTGGTCCGTCGTTGCAACATCGACCCACTTCCGATCCTGGGCATAGACGACCTCGAGACGCTGGTGAAGCGCGCCGCGCTCCGGCCGCCGCCTCGGCCCTACGGCTCGCTAGACGGCCTCTACAAGCGAGGCCTCATTGAG ATAGTCAAAGAGAAGATTCCACTGGATTAA